Proteins encoded by one window of Anaerolineae bacterium:
- a CDS encoding GNAT family N-acetyltransferase has protein sequence MEIKIRPATVEDAPAIAKILRGLEWLARFQAEPAATTEQRIRNYLKLYVANNSHSAYVAEKLGGEVVGYTTVHWLPYLLLPGPEGYVSELFIPALERGRGIGTKLLEMVKQEAQARGCSRLMLLNMRNRESYQRGFYKKLGWEEREIAANFVLHLAKE, from the coding sequence ATGGAAATAAAAATTCGCCCGGCCACGGTAGAGGATGCCCCGGCCATTGCCAAAATCTTGCGGGGGTTGGAGTGGCTGGCCCGTTTCCAGGCGGAACCGGCGGCCACTACCGAACAGCGTATCCGCAATTACCTCAAGCTTTATGTGGCCAACAACAGCCATTCGGCCTACGTGGCCGAAAAACTCGGGGGAGAGGTGGTGGGCTACACCACCGTGCATTGGCTGCCTTACTTACTCCTGCCCGGACCGGAAGGGTACGTATCCGAGTTATTCATCCCCGCACTTGAACGGGGCCGGGGCATTGGCACCAAATTGCTGGAGATGGTAAAACAAGAAGCCCAGGCGCGAGGCTGCTCCCGCTTGATGCTGCTCAATATGCGCAACCGGGAATCTTACCAACGAGGATTTTATAAAAAGCTGGGCTGGGAAGAGCGAGAAATAGCGGCCAATTTTGTGTTACACTTGGCCAAAGAGTAA
- a CDS encoding hydantoinase B/oxoprolinase family protein — MKKYDPILLEVFKNRFASIAEEMGMALRRTAYSPNIKERLDFSCALFDAQGHMIAQAAHIPVHLGAMPVSVAAAIERVDFAPGDVVMLNDPFRGGSHLPDITMITPIFHSDLAAKETALGFVASRAHHADVGGMSPGSMPLSQEIFQEGLVIPPLKLMEKGQVNHSLMELLLANVRTPEERAGDLRAQLAANRKGVNRFIEVVNVYGRVEVQRYMAGLLEYAERMTRRLIANLPDGRYYFEDFLDGDGIEPQPVKIAVTITIKGDEAEVDFSGSAAQVKGSVNTVYAVTLSAVLYVFRALIGLDIPANSGCLAPLAVIAPEGTVVNARPPAAVAGGNVETSQRIVDVLLGALAQARPERVPAAAQGTMNNLMIGGWDPERNRPYTYYETIGGGMGAGLEWPGADAIQCHMTNTLNTPIEALEYAYPFRVRRYEIRRGSGGAGRQPGGNGLRREVELLHPAQITLLTERRDLAPYGLAGGKAGRPGRNLLLRNGQVSALPGKTTLAGKRGDVLRIETPGGGGYGQPETAI, encoded by the coding sequence ATGAAAAAATATGATCCCATTCTGCTTGAAGTTTTTAAAAATCGTTTTGCTTCTATTGCCGAAGAAATGGGCATGGCGCTGCGGCGCACGGCTTACTCGCCCAACATCAAAGAACGGCTCGACTTCTCCTGCGCCCTATTTGACGCCCAGGGCCACATGATTGCCCAGGCCGCCCACATTCCGGTCCATCTGGGCGCAATGCCCGTTTCCGTGGCCGCCGCCATTGAGCGCGTGGATTTTGCCCCTGGCGACGTGGTGATGCTAAACGACCCTTTCCGCGGCGGCAGCCACCTGCCGGACATAACCATGATCACCCCCATCTTTCATTCTGACCTCGCCGCAAAAGAAACTGCCCTGGGTTTTGTGGCCAGCCGCGCCCACCATGCCGACGTGGGTGGCATGTCGCCCGGCTCTATGCCGCTATCGCAGGAGATTTTTCAAGAGGGCCTGGTTATTCCGCCGCTAAAGTTAATGGAAAAGGGGCAGGTCAACCACAGCCTGATGGAATTGCTGCTGGCCAACGTGCGCACGCCCGAAGAACGGGCGGGCGACCTGCGGGCGCAACTGGCGGCCAACCGTAAAGGCGTGAACCGCTTTATAGAAGTGGTCAACGTTTACGGCCGGGTTGAGGTGCAGCGTTATATGGCCGGTCTCCTGGAATATGCCGAACGGATGACCCGCCGGCTCATTGCCAACCTGCCGGATGGCCGGTATTATTTTGAGGATTTTTTGGACGGCGACGGCATTGAGCCGCAGCCGGTAAAGATTGCCGTAACCATCACCATCAAGGGCGATGAGGCGGAGGTGGATTTTAGCGGCAGCGCCGCGCAAGTAAAAGGAAGCGTGAATACAGTTTATGCGGTTACGTTGTCGGCGGTGTTGTATGTGTTTCGGGCGCTGATTGGGCTGGACATCCCGGCCAATAGCGGTTGCCTGGCCCCTTTGGCGGTGATTGCGCCGGAGGGAACGGTGGTCAATGCCCGGCCTCCGGCGGCGGTAGCCGGGGGAAATGTGGAGACTTCTCAGCGAATTGTTGACGTGCTCCTGGGGGCATTGGCCCAGGCCAGGCCGGAGCGAGTGCCGGCCGCGGCGCAAGGCACCATGAATAATTTAATGATCGGCGGCTGGGACCCGGAACGGAACCGGCCCTACACCTACTACGAAACCATTGGCGGGGGGATGGGGGCCGGATTAGAGTGGCCGGGGGCGGATGCTATTCAGTGCCACATGACCAATACGCTCAACACCCCCATTGAAGCGTTGGAATACGCCTACCCGTTCCGGGTGCGGCGTTACGAAATTAGGCGCGGCTCCGGGGGGGCGGGCCGGCAGCCGGGCGGCAACGGGTTGCGCCGGGAAGTGGAACTGCTGCACCCGGCCCAGATCACCCTGCTCACCGAACGGCGCGACTTGGCCCCTTACGGCTTAGCCGGCGGCAAAGCCGGCCGGCCGGGGCGCAACCTGCTTTTGCGCAACGGCCAGGTGTCAGCACTGCCCGGCAAAACCACGCTGGCGGGCAAAAGGGGAGATGTGTTGCGCATCGAAACGCCAGGCGGCGGCGGGTACGGCCAGCCGGAAACAGCAATTTAA
- a CDS encoding hydantoinase/oxoprolinase family protein yields MRIGIDIGGTFTDFVLFNDTTGTFQTHKILSTPHDPAEAVLAQVANRQLLLGKVEEAPTATRPAKISIVHGSTVATNTLLERKGAITALITTEGFRDLLEIGRQNRPDIYDLFSRRLPALVPPELRFEVPERVDHCGHPIQPLDLTAFETLIGQLTAARVSSVAVSLLFSFLYPEHENTIAARLRQAGFFVSASNEVLPEFREYERTSTTVVNAYVSPVMDRYLARLERESGVSDFRVMQSNGGSIGLAQARREAVRCVLSGPAGGVVGARYVAAAAGSEQLLTFDMGGTSTDVSLCTGDIQITTESEIGGMPIRVPVIDINTVGSGGGSIAYVDAGGALRVGPQSAGADPGPVCYGRGGQQPTVTDANLILGRLPADHFLGGHMALNVAAAEATLLELAQAAKLSPRPGLTLAQTAALGVIDVVNAHMERALRVISVQRGHDPRDFTLVSFGGAGGLHAATLARGLNIPRLLIPPNAATLSAFGMLAADVVKDYVRTVMRPGDTAFDEVEALLAPLVAQGQADIMAEGISPANIVIERRLDMRYQGQSYELMTPLTPDFVGDFHAAHAYAYGYSDSSMPVEIVNVRVRATGHLSPPPLTPFALGPSDPTPALLERRPVVLAGDVAEIPFFDGQRLQPGCQFSGPAVIIHPDTTIFIEAGDEAVMDEHKNLIINVFPQYPENGYHPTGDRA; encoded by the coding sequence ATGCGCATTGGCATTGACATTGGCGGCACCTTTACCGATTTTGTTTTATTTAACGACACAACGGGCACATTCCAAACCCACAAAATCCTCTCCACCCCGCACGACCCGGCTGAAGCGGTGTTGGCCCAAGTGGCCAATCGCCAACTGCTCCTGGGCAAAGTTGAAGAAGCGCCAACGGCCACGCGCCCGGCCAAAATCTCCATTGTGCACGGTTCTACCGTAGCCACCAACACCCTGCTGGAGCGTAAAGGGGCCATTACCGCCCTGATCACCACCGAAGGTTTCCGGGATTTGCTGGAGATTGGTCGCCAAAACCGGCCCGACATTTACGATTTGTTCAGCCGCCGCCTGCCCGCCCTGGTGCCGCCGGAATTGCGCTTTGAAGTGCCGGAGCGGGTTGACCATTGCGGCCATCCCATCCAGCCGCTTGATTTAACCGCGTTTGAAACCCTCATTGGACAATTGACCGCAGCCAGAGTTAGCTCTGTGGCCGTGAGTTTGCTTTTTTCCTTTTTATATCCAGAACACGAAAACACCATTGCCGCCCGCCTGCGCCAGGCCGGCTTTTTTGTTTCGGCTTCTAACGAGGTGCTGCCTGAGTTTAGAGAGTATGAACGCACCAGCACCACCGTGGTCAATGCCTACGTTTCGCCGGTAATGGACCGTTACCTGGCCCGGCTGGAACGCGAGAGCGGCGTTAGCGATTTCCGGGTAATGCAATCCAACGGCGGCAGCATTGGCCTGGCCCAGGCCCGCCGCGAGGCGGTGCGCTGTGTTCTTTCCGGCCCGGCGGGCGGCGTGGTGGGCGCCCGCTACGTGGCCGCTGCCGCCGGCTCTGAGCAATTGCTCACCTTTGACATGGGCGGCACCTCCACCGATGTTTCCCTCTGCACCGGCGACATTCAAATCACAACCGAGTCGGAAATTGGGGGCATGCCCATCCGCGTGCCGGTGATTGACATTAACACGGTCGGTTCCGGGGGCGGCTCCATTGCCTACGTGGACGCCGGCGGCGCGTTGCGCGTTGGCCCCCAGAGCGCCGGGGCCGACCCCGGCCCGGTTTGTTACGGCCGGGGCGGGCAGCAACCCACCGTCACCGACGCCAACCTGATTCTGGGCCGCCTCCCGGCCGATCATTTTCTGGGCGGCCACATGGCCCTAAACGTAGCCGCGGCCGAGGCAACGCTGCTTGAGTTGGCCCAAGCGGCCAAACTATCCCCTCGCCCTGGCCTGACTCTGGCCCAAACCGCCGCCCTGGGCGTGATTGACGTGGTCAACGCCCACATGGAGCGCGCCCTGCGCGTTATCTCGGTGCAGCGCGGGCACGACCCCCGCGACTTCACCCTGGTTTCTTTTGGCGGCGCCGGGGGGCTGCATGCCGCCACCCTGGCCCGGGGCTTGAATATTCCCCGGCTGCTGATTCCGCCCAACGCCGCTACCCTATCGGCTTTTGGCATGCTGGCAGCGGACGTGGTGAAAGATTATGTGCGCACGGTGATGCGGCCCGGCGATACTGCTTTTGACGAGGTCGAGGCGTTGCTGGCCCCGCTGGTGGCGCAAGGCCAGGCCGACATCATGGCCGAAGGTATCTCCCCGGCAAACATCGTCATTGAGCGGCGGCTGGACATGCGCTACCAGGGCCAATCTTACGAGTTGATGACGCCGCTGACGCCCGATTTTGTTGGCGATTTTCATGCCGCCCATGCCTACGCTTATGGCTATAGCGACTCCAGCATGCCGGTGGAAATTGTCAACGTGCGCGTCCGCGCCACCGGACACCTTTCGCCCCCTCCGTTGACGCCCTTTGCCTTAGGCCCAAGCGATCCCACACCGGCCCTGCTGGAACGCCGGCCGGTAGTGCTGGCCGGTGACGTGGCCGAGATTCCTTTTTTTGACGGCCAAAGGCTGCAACCGGGCTGCCAATTTTCCGGCCCGGCGGTGATCATCCACCCCGATACAACCATCTTTATTGAGGCGGGTGATGAAGCAGTTATGGATGAACACAAAAATTTAATCATCAACGTATTCCCCCAATATCCAGAAAACGGGTATCACCCAACAGGGGACAGAGCGTAA
- a CDS encoding isoamylase early set domain-containing protein, with protein MLSKKFFKAKKTCKVTFQLPEGIEAKEVGLAGEFNNWQPSVNPLKKMKGVWKTTLELPQGREYQFRYFVNGSEWHNDEAADKYVPNNVDGDNSVVVT; from the coding sequence ATGTTAAGCAAAAAGTTCTTCAAAGCTAAAAAAACCTGTAAAGTCACCTTCCAACTGCCAGAAGGCATTGAGGCCAAAGAGGTTGGTCTGGCCGGCGAGTTCAACAATTGGCAGCCTAGCGTCAACCCCCTCAAAAAAATGAAAGGGGTTTGGAAAACCACCCTGGAATTACCCCAGGGGCGAGAGTACCAATTCCGCTACTTTGTTAACGGCAGCGAATGGCACAACGACGAAGCCGCCGACAAATATGTGCCCAACAACGTTGATGGCGACAATTCGGTGGTAGTAACCTGA